ccccaaaatcctTGTTTCTCCCCAAAATACCCAGAAACAACCCCAAAAGTCCTCTGTTTCCCAAGAAAACACCCAGaaacacccccaaaatccctgtATTCCCCCAAAATACCCAGAAACGCTCCCAAAACCActcaaaaccaccccaaaaccactcaAAACCACCCCGAAAACACTcaaaaacacccccaaaatccctccgATTCCCAAGAAAAGACCcagaaacaccccaaaaccactcaaaaacacccccaaaatccctgtTTCTCCCCAAAATACCAGAAACAACCCCAAAAGTCCTCTGTTTCCCAAGAAAACACCCAGaaacacccccaaaatccctgtATTCCCCAAAAATACCCAGAAACGCTCCCAAAACCActcaaaaccaccccaaaaccgctcaaaaccaccccaaaaccactcaaaaccaccccaaaaccactcaaaaacaccccaaaatccctctttCCCACAAAACCACCCCCAAAATCACACTATTGCCCCCCAAAATACCCAgaaacaccccaaaaatccTTCTATTTCCCAAGAAAAGACCcagaaacaccccaaaaccaatcaaaaccaccccaaaaccactcaaaaacacccccaaaatccctgtTTCTCCCCAAAATACCCAGAAacgcccccaaatccctctgtttcccaaaaaaaccacccagaaGCACCCCCAAAATCCTTCTAGTTTcccccaaaatgccccaaacCACCCAGAaacaccccaaaccacccccaaGTCCATTTattgcaccccaaaacacccagaaacacccccaaatccctctatTTCCCAAGAAGACCcagaaacaccccaaaaccacccagaaacacccccaaaccccctctatTTCCCCCCAAAATACCCAGAAATGCCGCCAAAAACCCCGTTTCCCCCCAAGATACCCAGaagcaccccaaaattcctcCATTTCCCTCAAAATCCCCCAAACACCCAGAAACACCCTCAAaccacccccaaaatccctctaTTTCCCCCAAAAATACCCAGAAACGCCCCCAACATCCCTCTATTTCCCAAGAAAGGACCCAAAACCACACCTAAAATCCCTGtttccccccaaaacaccccaaaacgcccccaaatccctctatttccccccaaaacacccagAAACGCCCCCAAAatccttttatttccccccaaacccctttatttccccccccactgccccctcTTTGACCCCACAGCCGCTTCCGCTTCCGggttcccagtccctcccagtccctcccagttccccaccAGCGACCTGCACTTCAGCCCAGtgaccccagtccctcccagtcccctcccagtgactTCCAGTCCtttccagtcccctcccagtccatcccattggcacccagtccatcccagtgccccccagtccacCTCCAGTccgtcccagtgccccccaatcccctcccagtgccccccagtccgtcccagtgccctcccagtccatcccagtgccccccattccatctcagtgccctcccagtccactccagtgcctcccagtctgtcccagtgGCCCCCAGTccgtcccagtgccccccagtccatcccagtgccctcccagtccatcccagtaccccccaatcccctcccagtccatcccagtgccccccagtccatcccagtgccccccaatcccctccccgTGCCTCCCCGACCTGTcgcagcagcagccgccgcccctcccccccccccgcccccgtcCCGAAGCCTCGAGCGGCCGCGAATGTCGCGATTGTCGCGATCCTCGCGCGACTCCACATGacggcgggggggggcgggggggggtgtgcGGGGGGGAAGCCCTTAAATAGCCTCGGGGGCGGGACCTGgacgagggggcggggcctccgaACTCCTTAAAGGGGCAACGGCCCCGCGGTGGGGCCCGCGCTTAAAGGGGCAACGGGGGTGGATCTATAGGTCGGGGGCGGTTATGgggtggatctatggggcagggggtggttGTGGGGCAGATCTgtgggtctatggggcagagaatGGTGCTGGAGCAGACGTGTGGGGCACAGGGTGGCTCGATGGGGTTGTGGGGCAGGATGGGTGGGGCCCACAGAGCAGCCGTAGCCGCTTTAAGAGCCGGgggaggccccgcccctccccatTAACCCCTTCAGTACCCAAAACAGCTTTATTTCACCTTAAAAGGGAGATcatgggggggtcagggggttaCAAGGAGGCCATGATGGGGTCAcaggggggtcaagggggcacagggaggccATGATGGGGTCAcaggggggtcagggggttaCAAGGAGGCCATGATGGGGTCATGATGGGGTCACGGGGGCACAAGGCGGCCATGATGGGGTCAcaggggggtcaagggggcaCGAGGCGGCCATGATGGGGTCACGGGGGGGTCATGATGGTGTTATGGGGAGGTCACAGGTTTGCAGGGGGAACATGTGGGGGTCAGAGAGAGGCCATGATGGGGTCACATGGGGGTCACGGGGTTCCGGGGAGGCCATGATGGGGTCACATGGGGGTCAGGGGGTTCCGGGGAGGCCATGATGGCGTCAGGGGGTCACGGGGGGGCGAGCAggaagggctgggggggcaggagcCGCAGTCGCTCCCCACAGCGAAGCACCCAGCGCGATCCAACCAGCGTCTGGCCCGGGCGCAGCCGCAGCTCCTGGGGGGGGACAAAAAGGGGGTTAGGGGGAGCCCAGAcccacccccagaccccccaagccccgcccctcggccccaggccccgcccccaccTGCTGTAGCTccgccccctcctcctcctgcgcCGCCACCACGTGCGTCACCGCGTCCGTCAGCGAGGGGGACAGCGTCCTGCGcgccagtacagaccagtaagGACCAGTATGGGGCAGTACAGACCCGTACCGATCTCTACAGGCCAGTACAGATCAATCCCTGGACCAGTACGGACCAGTAAAGACCAGCACAGAAGAGCACAGGACCAGTACAGATCTCTATGGACCAGTATGGGCCAGTCCAGACCAGTACAGAAGTACAGGGACCAGTACACAGATCAATAAcgaccagtatagaccagtaaaGGTCAGTTCAACCCAGTATGACCGAGCGCAGCCCACTCTGACCCAGTAGAACtgcccagtaacccccagtacagcctcccagtataacccagtaaAACAGGCTCCTATAGGGCAACCCAGTCtgacctcccagtgccccccagtccctcccactcccctcccagtgccccccagtccctcccaatcccctcccagtgcccccagtctctcccaatcccctcccagtccatcccagtgccccccagtctctcccagtcccctcccagtctatcccagtgccccccagtccctcacCCCCCGAACGCAGTCACGTAGCGCAGCAGCCGCCGTCCCTCCCCCTCGGGGAATTCTCCATGGAAAAAGAAGGTTTTGTCCTCAAAAAAATCTGcgatttgagaaaaaaaaaaaaaaaggagtcagAAAAGGGGGGAGGGGCCCCCCTGAaccgccccccagcccccctgaacccccaaacccccctccaggacccaccggggaggggagggatgggctcctcctcctcgtcctcctcctcctcgctgtTCTCCTCGGTGGAGCCACCATAGGGGTCGTCCCTGGGGGGGAAAGGGTTAACaggccctcccagtgcctcccagtcccctccagtgacctcaaatcccctcccaatctcctcccagtgccccccggcccctcccagtgcctcccagtccttcccagtgccccccaatcccctcccagtgccccccaatccctccctagtccccccagtccctcccaatgacctcaaatcccctcccagtccttcccagtccccccccagtcccccccagtcccctcccagtccttcccagtgccccccaatcacCTCTCAGGTTCAGCTTCAGCTTCAGCTTCATCTAAATCAGAGCCTGTAGGGGGGCAGAGGGCAgtgttggggggggtccccattttaatttgggggggtccccagctttcctgggggGTGTttaaggtgggggggggggggagttaCCTGGGGGGTCGGAGctcgggggggtcccggggggggcggggctgggagggggaggggcctgaaagagagaaggggggagggGTGAGAGGGGGCAGGGACCCAAAATGGGGGGGGTGGGAGTAgaaagggggggtggggggcaaatAAAAAGAGGGGGGGCAcaaaaagggggtggggggggtcctcatccccttccccacctcccacctgtcggggggggcggggcgagggggggggaggggcgtCCGAGCTCTCCTCGTCGCTGCCGGAGGAGCCGGATCCGTCCAGGAGgtacctgggggggggggagggggcggggtcaGAGGAGGCCCCGCCCACAAGGGGCGTGGCATCACGTGACCCCCTCTAGGCCCCGCCCacaagggggcgtggcctagtGGATCCACTAAACCCACCCAGTATAATCTGCTACCATAAACCAGTATAACCCCCCAGTACAACCCAGTAGGGCCCAGTCCAGCCCCCCAGCCGCACCCACTATGGGCTCCCAGTATAACTTGTTACCATAAACCAGTCCAACCCAGTATAACCTGCTCCCACAGCCCAGTCGAACCCAGTACGACCCAGTCTGACCCCCCAGTCCCACCCGGTACAGCCTCCCAGTATAACCTGCTCCCATAAACCAGTATAACCTGCTACCACAGCCCAGTTGAACCCAGTATGACCCAGTCTAACCTCCCAGTATGGGCTCCCAGTATAACCCGCTCCCATAAACCAGTAGGACCCGGCATAATCCGCTATCACAGCCCAGTCCAAGCTCCCAGTCCAACCCAGTCCGAGCCCGCGCCAGCTCCCAGCGCAAACCAGTGTGTCCCAGTAGGAGGGGAGGGGCTCACGGGGCGCAGGGCAGGCGGCGCTGGCGCCTCTCGCAGTCCCAGATCCAGGCGGGTCCCACCAcgaccccccccagggcccgggCCTGGGCGGCCTTGGGCGTGCGGGGGAAGGCGCAGCTGCCGGGGCGGGTAATTACAGCTAATTAGCCATAATTAGCGCTCGGAGGGGGGTTAATTTacattggggggggggggaaaggggcacggggggcaggagggggcaaGGGGGAAGtggctggggatggagagggggcgtggcctgagatcgaggggcgtggcctaagggccaaggggcgtggccaaaggagggggcgtggcctatgaCTGAGATGAGGTCATAGGGGTTATgttgggggcgtggcctaaggaCAAAGGGGCGTGGTCTGAGCTCAGGGGCGTGGCCTAAGGACAAAGGGGCGTGGTCTGAGctcggggggcgtggcctaaggaACGGGGAGGCTcaaggggggcgtggcctgagccAATGGGGCGTGGCCTAAGGGCCAAGGGGCGTGGTCTGAGCTCAAAGGGGCGTGGCCAAATGTAAGGGGCGCAGCCTATGACTGGATATAGGGTCATGTGGCGATGCTGGGGGTGTGGCCTAAGGacaagggggcgtggcctgagctcaaggggcgtggcctaaggGGCAAGGGGGACAGGCACAGACAGGATTAcgctgggggcgtggcctgagctcaaagggggcgtggcctgagctcaaagggggcgtggcttgcgACTGAGATAGGGCCCTGGGGAAGGATGCTGATAATGGGGCGGGGCCTAAGGACCAAGGGGGCGGGGGCTGAGCATgaggggcgtggcctaaggGGGAAGGAGGCACCTAGAGGCATGGCCTGAGCcaggggggcgtggcctgagccaggggggcgtggcctgagccaggggggcgtggcctgagggtTGGAGGTAGATCCCATGGGGAGGTTGAGGCTGGGGGTGTGGCCTAAAgcaaagggggcgtggcctaagggCCGAGGAGGCGCGTCCCGCAGTACCTACACCAGGTGGGTGCTGTCGGGGGTCCAGTCGGGGCGGTAGGAGGCGCCCATGGCCGTGGCGGCCTCGCGCAGGCGGCTCCGCAGAGGGTTCTGGAAGCCGCTCAGCACCAGCACCACCCCGGCCAGGACGGGGcccggcgcggggggggggacgTTTCGGGGGGGCCGGGACGCGGGGCGCGGGGGACCCGTTGGCTTTCGGAGACGAGCCGGGGCGCTTCCGGGGAGAGCCTTCCGCTTTGGGGGCAGGCGGCGCttggggggctgcggggagagagaaagggggggTCACGGGGgtctgggaccccaaaaaataGGGGTGCCGGACCACtaggaccccaaaaatggggagtCCTGGGTACTTGGGGCCCCAAAAATAGGAGTCCTGGACCTCTAGGATCCCAAAAACGGGGATCAGGGTGCTTGGATCCCACAAAAATGCGGGTCCTGGAcctctgggaccccaaaaatgggggtcCCGGACCACtaggaccccaaaaatggggatcAGGGTGCTTGGGGCCCCCAAAATAGGACTCCTGCACCTCTAGGGCCCCAAAAACAGGGATCAGGGTGCTTGGATCCCACTAAAATGGGGGTCTTGGAcctctgggaccccaaaaatgggggtcCTGGACCTCTGGGACTCCAAAAATGGGGATCAGGGTGCTTGGCTCACACAAAAATGGGGGTCCTGGGTACTTGAGGCCCCAAAAATAGGAGTCCTGGACCTCtaggaccccaaaaatgggggtcCTGGTTACTTGAGGCCCCAAAAATAGGAGTCCTGCACCTCTAGGGCCCCAAAAACAGGGATCAGGGTGCTTGGATCACACAAAAACAGGGTCCTGCACCTCTAGGACCCCAAAAAAGGAGGGTACTGGACCACtaggaccccaaaaatgggggtcCTGGAcctctgggaccccaaaaacagGGGTCAGGGTGCTTGGATCACAGAAAAATGGGGGTCCTGGACcgctgggaccccaaaaaatgAGGGTCCTGAGTAtttgggaccccaaaactgtgGGTCTGGGGTCGTGGCGGGGGGGGTCCTCACCTTGGGGGTGGAGCCTGCGCTGGCCTGGAGGGCGGCGAGGGCGTAACTGGGCCCCGGAGGGTCCTTGGGGGTCGCTTGGGGGGCGAGACAGGGGGGGCAGTGAGggctcccagagcccccccacGCCCCACAAAGGGGtcccggggttgggggggggggttacctgtggagggggagggggggcgcTTATAGAAGAGGGAGCcggggggggcgctgggggctGCCCCCCTCCTCCCGCACCGTGAAGGGACCCAAACGTCggacctggggggggggaaaggagggaaaaaagggggtgaggggggagttctctgggggtgagggggggagttctgggggtgaggggggggctaCGGGGCTGGCGCGGGGGGGGGTCGTCGTTTTCCTCCGGGGGGGAGAAGACACGGACGAAGGAGAGACCGAAGGGgcgggtctgggggggggggggagggggggcaatTACCCCCTAGCCCCAATTagccccctccctgccccaatTAGCCCCCTCCCTTCCTTAAttagccccctccccatttaaCCCTTTTTTCCCAACTCAATtagcccctccccaccccaattagccccctccccatttaaCCCTTTTGTTCCACCTCAattagccccctccccaccctaaTTAGTCCCTCCTCACCCCAATTagccccctccctgccccaattagccccctccccatttaatcccttcctccccaccccaattagccccctccccatttaaCCCTTTTCTTCCAACTCAattagccccctccccaccccaattAGTCCCCTCCCCGCCCCAATTAGCCCCTCCCCCGCCCAATTAGCCCCTCCCCCGCCCCAATTagccccctcccctgccccaattagccccctccccatttaaCCCTTTTCTTCCACCTCAATtagcccctccctgccccaatTAGCCCCTCCCCCGCCCCAATTAGCCCCTCCCCGCCCCAATTAGCCCCTCCCCGCCCCAATTAGCCCCTCCCCCATTTAACcccttcccccccgccccgtggGGGCTAATTACCCCCCTAATGACTGGCCTGGCAGTAGGGCTGGGAGCAGACGAGGCGCAggcgccgccccccccgcgcgGCCGCCCCCCCGACCAGCGCCTCGGGCCCGAAGAGCCGAACCCGCCGCAGCTCGGCCCCCGCGCGGCTCTCGCCCGGAGACAGGAACGCGGCCGTCGGCAGCAGCACCTGCCCCAGCGGGGGGACAAAataggggaaaaagagagaaaacgggggaaaaatggagaaaatggggaaaaaatgaggggaaaaggggagaaaatggggcaaaaaggggagaaaacgggggaaaaacaggggaaaaggggagaaaatgggcaaaaaggggagaaaaagggagaaaacggggggaaaaggggagaaaacgGGGGGAAAataaggggaaaaggggagaaaatggggcaaaaaggggagaaaatgggggaaaaacaagggaaaaggggagaaaatgggcaaaaaggggagaaaaagagagaaaatggggggaaaaggggagaaaaagggagaaaat
The genomic region above belongs to Phaenicophaeus curvirostris isolate KB17595 unplaced genomic scaffold, BPBGC_Pcur_1.0 scaffold_570, whole genome shotgun sequence and contains:
- the XRCC1 gene encoding LOW QUALITY PROTEIN: DNA repair protein XRCC1 (The sequence of the model RefSeq protein was modified relative to this genomic sequence to represent the inferred CDS: inserted 2 bases in 1 codon); the protein is MPEIPLTRVVSVSSSDPRFPAENLLQPDNGGRWRGAAAGEKQISVVLELGAGGPIHSLHIGNDGAAFVEALLGGEDGDFQVLLPTAAFLSPGESRAGAELRRVRLFGPEALVGGAAARGGRRLRLVCSQPYCQTRPFGLSFVRVFSPPEENDDPPPRQPQNSPLTPFFPSFPPPQVRRLGPFTVREEXGAAPSAPPGSLFYNPHCPPCLAPQATPKDPPGPSYALAALQASAGSTPKPPKRRLPPKRKALPGSAPARLRKPTGPPRPASRPPRNVPPPAPGPVLAGVVLVLSGFQNPLRSRLREAATAMGASYRPDWTPDSTHLVCAFPRTPKAAQARALGGVVVGPAWIWDCERRQRRLPCAPYLLDGSGSSGSDEESSDAPPPPSPRPPRQAPPPPSPAPPGTPPSSDPPGSDLDEAEAEAEPERDDPYGGSTEENSEEEEDEEEEPIPPLPDFFEDKTFFFHGEFPEGEGRRLLRYVTAFGGTLSPSLTDAVTHVVAAQEEEGAELQQELRLRPGQTLVGSRWVLRCGERLRLLPPQPFLLAPP